From a region of the Actinomadura luzonensis genome:
- a CDS encoding response regulator: MTRVPGAPISVLVVEDEEITAEANRIYVERVPGFEVAGVARSGGEALRFLRGRPVDLVLLDLHLPDLHGLEVVRAIRAGGLMCDVIAVTSARDLAMVRSAVSLGVTQYLLKPFTYATLLEKLTRYARFKEEAGEAVGQGDVDRVLGTLRGSSELPKGLSRDTLDAVAARLREQHGGMAAQAVADAIGVSRVTARRYLEHLVDLGVAVRVPRYGAVGRPELLYRIPMES; this comes from the coding sequence GTGACCCGCGTGCCGGGCGCGCCGATCTCCGTGCTCGTGGTGGAGGACGAGGAGATCACCGCCGAGGCCAACCGCATCTACGTCGAGCGGGTGCCCGGCTTCGAGGTGGCCGGGGTGGCCCGCTCCGGCGGCGAGGCGCTGCGCTTCCTGCGCGGGCGGCCGGTGGACCTCGTCCTGCTCGACCTCCACCTGCCGGACCTGCACGGCCTGGAGGTGGTGCGGGCGATCCGGGCGGGCGGCCTGATGTGCGACGTCATCGCCGTCACCTCGGCCCGAGACCTCGCCATGGTGCGCTCGGCGGTGTCGCTCGGCGTCACGCAGTACCTTCTCAAGCCGTTCACGTACGCGACACTGCTCGAAAAGCTCACCCGTTACGCCCGGTTCAAGGAGGAGGCCGGCGAGGCCGTCGGGCAGGGCGACGTGGACCGCGTGCTCGGCACCCTGCGCGGCAGCTCCGAGCTGCCCAAAGGGCTGTCGAGGGACACCCTCGACGCGGTCGCCGCCCGGCTGCGCGAACAGCACGGCGGCATGGCCGCGCAGGCGGTGGCCGACGCCATCGGGGTGTCCAGGGTGACCGCCCGCCGCTACCTCGAACACCTGGTGGACCTGGGGGTCGCGGTCCGCGTCCCGCGCTACGGCGCGGTGGGCCGGCCAGAACTGCTCTACCGGATCCCCATGGAAAGTTAA
- a CDS encoding glycosyltransferase family 2 protein — translation MITLSVVVPIRDGERYIADALTSLGRNARHDFEFIVVDDGSVDATPDIVDDFRAELPGLTVVRNATAAGLADARNTGLAAASGRYVTYLDGDDWLAPGYLARLVEAIDGLGCDFVRADHVQVEGRKRVVHRAPVARRGVVLDPREAILPAGVRTMVDYPYAWAGVYRRSLGDLLHFPGSLHTAEDRPWIWRLHREAASFAVVSLAGVFYRRQVAGSLTQVGDERQLHFFDAFELVFKDLEPEFMPKAVRNFCALLAHHLELGDRFTPPLRARFEERGAQAVRALPLDLVAGAVARMPAEREARLRALLPDLPPSPHVRVRRDREET, via the coding sequence TTGATCACCCTGTCGGTCGTCGTGCCGATCCGCGACGGTGAGCGGTACATCGCCGACGCCCTCACCTCGCTGGGCCGCAACGCCCGGCACGACTTCGAGTTCATCGTCGTCGACGACGGCTCCGTGGACGCCACCCCGGACATCGTCGACGACTTCCGCGCCGAGCTGCCCGGCCTGACCGTGGTGCGCAACGCCACCGCGGCCGGGCTGGCCGACGCGCGCAACACCGGCCTGGCCGCGGCGTCCGGCCGGTACGTGACGTACCTGGACGGCGACGACTGGCTCGCCCCCGGCTACCTGGCCCGCCTGGTCGAGGCGATCGACGGGCTCGGCTGCGACTTCGTACGCGCCGATCACGTGCAGGTCGAGGGCCGCAAACGGGTCGTGCACCGCGCCCCCGTGGCGCGGCGGGGCGTGGTGCTCGACCCCCGGGAGGCGATCCTGCCGGCCGGTGTCCGCACGATGGTCGACTACCCCTACGCCTGGGCCGGGGTCTACCGGCGTTCGCTGGGCGACCTGCTGCACTTCCCCGGCTCGCTGCACACGGCCGAGGACCGGCCGTGGATCTGGCGGCTGCACCGGGAGGCCGCCTCGTTTGCCGTGGTGTCGCTGGCGGGGGTGTTCTACCGCCGCCAGGTGGCGGGCTCGCTCACCCAGGTCGGCGACGAGCGGCAGCTGCACTTCTTCGACGCCTTCGAGCTGGTCTTCAAGGATCTGGAGCCGGAGTTCATGCCGAAGGCGGTGCGCAACTTCTGCGCCCTGCTGGCCCACCACCTGGAGCTCGGCGACCGGTTCACGCCGCCGCTGCGGGCCCGCTTCGAGGAGCGCGGCGCGCAGGCGGTGCGGGCGCTGCCGCTCGACCTGGTGGCCGGCGCCGTGGCGCGGATGCCGGCCGAGCGCGAGGCGCGGCTGCGCGCCCTGCTGCCCGACCTGCCCCCCAGCCCGCACGTCCGGGTCCGCCGCGACCGGGAGGAGACGTAA
- a CDS encoding N-acetylneuraminate synthase family protein, with amino-acid sequence MRVLAVVPARGGSAGVPLKNLALVGGVPLVTRAVRACQRAELVDQVVVSTDHDGIAGTAREAGALVVERPAELSGATASSESAVLHALDALGEDPEVVVLVQCTSAFIDSADLSEAVRKVLDGEADSVVSGLPTHEFLWTAAGTGVNHDPAVRQRRQDREPEFRENGAFYVMRTAGLREHGHRFFGRTAVQPVPPQHAVEVDNPEDLELVRALAPFIDRPEPIDVDAVITDFDGVHTDDRAYVDSDGREMVLVSRSDGMGVSLLRRSGVKVLIMSTEHNPVVAARARKLGVPVLQGLADKRTVLRDWLQIEGLDPARVAYVGNDVNDLGPMGEVGWPVATPDAHPRVRAAARVVLTRAGGSGAVRELCDRVVAARPEAPAAEAKARPRLGPVAIGDVLVGDGEPVYVIGEIGINHNGDLDLARRLIDVAADAGCQAVKFQKRTPAICVPEEQKGQIRQTPWGEMTYLEYKERTEFGRDEYAQIAKYCDERGLHWFASPWDVPSVEFLEEMDVLVHKVASASVADHELLRALAATGKPVILSTGMSTLSEIDAAVEILGTDKLIMMHATSTYPLPPEEANLRTITTLKERYGVPVGYSGHERGLQISLAAVTLGAVCVERHITLDRTMWGSDHAASLEPSGLEHLVRDIRIIEQALGDGVKRVFPGEEAPKARLRRVTV; translated from the coding sequence TTGCGAGTCTTGGCCGTAGTTCCCGCCCGCGGAGGTTCGGCGGGCGTTCCCCTGAAGAACCTCGCCCTGGTCGGGGGCGTGCCGCTGGTCACCCGTGCCGTGCGCGCCTGCCAGCGCGCCGAGCTCGTGGACCAGGTCGTGGTCAGCACCGACCACGACGGGATCGCCGGGACCGCCCGCGAGGCGGGCGCGCTCGTGGTCGAGCGGCCCGCGGAGCTGAGCGGCGCGACCGCCTCCAGCGAGTCGGCCGTCCTGCACGCTCTCGACGCGCTCGGCGAGGACCCCGAGGTGGTCGTGCTCGTGCAGTGCACGAGCGCGTTCATCGACTCCGCCGACCTGTCGGAGGCCGTGCGCAAGGTGCTCGACGGCGAGGCCGACTCGGTGGTGTCCGGGCTGCCGACGCACGAGTTCCTGTGGACCGCGGCGGGCACCGGCGTCAACCACGACCCGGCCGTCCGGCAGCGCCGGCAGGACCGCGAGCCCGAGTTCCGCGAGAACGGCGCCTTCTACGTGATGCGCACCGCCGGCCTGCGCGAGCACGGCCACCGCTTCTTCGGCCGCACGGCCGTCCAGCCGGTGCCGCCGCAGCACGCCGTCGAGGTGGACAACCCCGAGGACCTGGAGCTGGTGCGGGCCCTCGCGCCGTTCATCGACCGGCCGGAGCCGATCGACGTCGACGCCGTCATCACCGACTTCGACGGCGTGCACACCGACGACCGCGCCTACGTCGACTCCGACGGCCGGGAGATGGTGCTGGTCAGCCGCTCCGACGGGATGGGCGTGTCGCTGCTGCGGCGCTCCGGCGTCAAGGTGCTGATCATGTCCACCGAGCACAACCCGGTGGTGGCGGCCCGCGCCCGCAAGCTCGGCGTGCCCGTGCTGCAGGGCCTGGCCGACAAGCGCACGGTGCTGCGCGACTGGCTGCAGATCGAGGGCCTGGACCCGGCCCGGGTGGCCTACGTCGGCAACGACGTCAACGACCTCGGCCCGATGGGCGAGGTCGGCTGGCCGGTCGCCACCCCCGACGCGCACCCGCGGGTGCGCGCCGCCGCCCGCGTCGTGCTGACCAGGGCCGGCGGCTCGGGCGCGGTGCGCGAGCTGTGCGACCGCGTGGTGGCCGCCCGGCCGGAGGCGCCCGCCGCCGAGGCCAAGGCCCGCCCCAGGCTCGGCCCGGTCGCCATCGGCGACGTGCTGGTGGGCGACGGCGAGCCCGTCTACGTCATCGGCGAGATCGGCATCAACCACAACGGCGACCTCGACCTCGCCCGCCGGCTCATCGACGTGGCCGCCGACGCCGGCTGCCAGGCGGTCAAGTTCCAGAAGCGCACCCCCGCGATCTGCGTGCCCGAGGAGCAGAAGGGCCAGATCCGGCAGACGCCGTGGGGCGAGATGACGTACCTGGAGTACAAGGAGCGCACCGAGTTCGGCCGCGACGAGTACGCCCAGATCGCCAAGTACTGCGACGAGCGCGGCCTGCACTGGTTCGCCTCGCCGTGGGACGTGCCCTCCGTGGAGTTCCTGGAGGAGATGGACGTCCTGGTGCACAAGGTGGCCTCGGCCAGCGTCGCCGACCACGAGCTGCTGCGCGCCCTGGCCGCCACCGGCAAGCCGGTGATCCTGTCCACCGGCATGTCGACGCTGTCGGAGATCGACGCGGCGGTGGAGATCCTCGGCACCGACAAGCTGATCATGATGCACGCGACGTCCACGTACCCGCTGCCGCCGGAGGAGGCGAACCTGCGCACGATCACCACGCTCAAGGAGCGCTACGGCGTCCCGGTCGGCTACTCCGGCCACGAGCGCGGGCTGCAGATCTCGCTGGCCGCCGTGACGCTCGGCGCGGTGTGCGTGGAGCGGCACATCACGCTCGACCGCACCATGTGGGGCTCCGACCACGCGGCCTCGCTGGAGCCGTCCGGGCTGGAGCACCTGGTGCGCGACATCCGGATCATCGAACAGGCCCTGGGCGACGGCGTCAAGCGCGTCTTCCCCGGCGAGGAGGCCCCGAAGGCCCGCCTGCGCCGGGTGACCGTCTGA
- a CDS encoding DUF6716 putative glycosyltransferase, whose amino-acid sequence MLAVADSDSYLKWAACLLDDLPEGAVTDLAVVRTPIAPSPEQIAAAVGGRAAPPVLSARSVRRLAERTRPDVILVACTGPVVDVLVAEVLDGLDPRPVFVSGLPGISVPATEKAWIFRSGCDLFVVHSEREAAEFGEIAARLGGGGAVGLARLPFLRAGAPAAGGDRVVFATQAKVPREREQREEILRALAGLAARRPDLDVVVKLRALEDERQTHHERHHYQRLWREMGEPGRLRFAAGSMHEHLTRAAGFVTVSSTAALEAIALGVPSLVLSDFGVSAEMINLVFEGSGLLGTLDELAEGGFRTASPAWCAANYFHPAERGDWAALLSGLVTARPRRPAASLLDGPEHAAARRRARLRVEVHPSMLRAGYRAKRRMRRYLRALT is encoded by the coding sequence GTGTTGGCGGTTGCCGACTCCGACTCGTACCTGAAGTGGGCGGCCTGCCTGCTCGACGACCTGCCCGAGGGCGCCGTGACGGACCTCGCCGTGGTCCGCACGCCGATCGCGCCCTCGCCCGAGCAGATCGCGGCCGCGGTCGGCGGCCGGGCGGCCCCGCCGGTGCTGTCGGCCCGGTCGGTGCGCCGGCTGGCCGAGCGCACCCGGCCCGACGTGATCCTCGTGGCCTGCACCGGCCCCGTGGTGGACGTGCTGGTGGCCGAGGTGCTGGACGGGCTCGACCCGCGGCCGGTGTTCGTCAGCGGGCTGCCGGGCATCTCGGTGCCGGCGACGGAGAAGGCGTGGATCTTCCGCAGCGGCTGCGACCTGTTCGTGGTGCACAGCGAGCGGGAGGCGGCCGAGTTCGGTGAGATCGCCGCGCGGCTCGGCGGGGGAGGGGCGGTGGGCCTGGCCCGGCTGCCGTTCCTGCGCGCCGGCGCGCCGGCCGCGGGCGGCGACCGGGTCGTCTTCGCCACCCAGGCCAAGGTGCCGCGCGAGCGCGAGCAGCGCGAGGAGATCCTGCGGGCGCTGGCCGGGCTGGCCGCGCGCCGCCCCGACCTGGACGTGGTCGTCAAGCTGCGCGCCCTGGAGGACGAGCGGCAGACCCACCACGAGCGCCACCACTACCAGCGGCTCTGGCGCGAGATGGGCGAGCCGGGACGGCTGCGCTTCGCCGCCGGCTCCATGCACGAGCACCTGACGCGCGCGGCCGGGTTCGTCACCGTCAGCTCGACGGCGGCGCTGGAGGCGATCGCGCTGGGCGTGCCGTCGCTGGTGCTGAGCGACTTCGGCGTCAGCGCCGAGATGATCAACCTGGTGTTCGAGGGCAGCGGCCTGCTGGGCACGCTCGACGAGCTGGCCGAGGGCGGCTTCCGCACGGCCTCGCCCGCCTGGTGCGCGGCCAACTACTTCCATCCCGCCGAGCGCGGCGACTGGGCCGCGCTGCTGTCCGGGCTGGTGACCGCCCGGCCGCGCAGGCCGGCCGCGTCCCTGCTGGACGGCCCCGAGCACGCGGCGGCCCGGCGGCGGGCCCGGCTGCGGGTCGAGGTGCACCCGTCCATGCTGCGGGCCGGCTACCGGGCCAAGCGGCGGATGCGCCGCTACCTCAGGGCCCTCACCTGA
- a CDS encoding alpha-2,8-polysialyltransferase family protein translates to MKVFYASTLFGAMSLAAAIDDGRFGDGRRVLVVSNNAAIPEVAAPLDETPGFAVLRSRFDAVHSWNELIAPLHPSDWRARVIEVPMMERLIRSHLGLDGVEELVLESIAVPPARTIAGLVRDCPITVYSDGLMSYGPTRDPLPAEIHRRVTRLLHLDLVPGLTPLLLSEYGVPPEVLPGERFLAVVAEVTATAPDMLAGQAVILGQYLSALELLSAEEEAELHEAMLRALAARGHGHVVFKPHPAAGRRHAQLMRAAAERIGVRLSVAGESVPAEVCFAALRPELVVGCFSTGLVTARRYFGLPVASFGTDLVLERLAPYENSNRVPVTIVDALLPRLSADGRIEEPPPVELEALVRAVGYCMQAEAYPELRPAEIAFDARYFKRKRLETLGFLARPTALSRLKKKIRAAI, encoded by the coding sequence GTGAAGGTCTTCTACGCCTCGACGTTGTTCGGGGCGATGTCGCTGGCCGCCGCGATCGACGACGGCCGGTTCGGCGACGGCCGGCGCGTGCTCGTGGTGTCGAACAACGCGGCCATCCCCGAGGTGGCCGCGCCGCTCGACGAGACGCCCGGCTTCGCGGTGCTGCGCTCCCGCTTCGACGCGGTGCACTCGTGGAACGAGCTCATCGCGCCGCTGCACCCGTCGGACTGGCGGGCGCGGGTTATCGAGGTGCCGATGATGGAGCGGCTGATCCGCTCCCACTTAGGGCTCGACGGGGTCGAGGAGCTGGTGCTGGAGTCGATCGCGGTGCCGCCGGCGCGCACGATCGCGGGGCTGGTGCGCGACTGCCCGATCACGGTCTACTCCGACGGGCTGATGAGCTACGGCCCGACCCGCGACCCGCTGCCGGCCGAGATCCACCGCCGCGTCACCCGCCTGCTGCACCTGGACCTGGTGCCGGGGCTGACGCCGCTGCTGCTCAGCGAGTACGGCGTGCCGCCCGAGGTGCTGCCCGGCGAGCGTTTCCTCGCGGTCGTCGCCGAGGTGACGGCCACCGCCCCCGACATGCTGGCCGGCCAGGCCGTCATCCTCGGCCAGTACCTGTCGGCGCTGGAGCTGCTGAGCGCCGAGGAGGAGGCGGAGCTGCACGAGGCGATGCTGAGGGCGCTCGCCGCCCGCGGCCACGGGCACGTCGTGTTCAAGCCGCACCCGGCGGCCGGGCGGCGGCACGCGCAGCTCATGCGGGCCGCTGCCGAGCGGATCGGGGTGCGGCTGTCGGTGGCCGGGGAGAGCGTCCCCGCCGAGGTGTGCTTCGCCGCGCTGCGTCCCGAGCTGGTCGTGGGCTGCTTCTCCACCGGCCTGGTGACCGCGCGGCGCTACTTCGGGCTGCCGGTCGCCTCCTTCGGGACGGACCTGGTGCTGGAGCGGCTGGCGCCCTACGAGAACAGCAACCGCGTCCCGGTCACCATCGTGGACGCGCTGCTGCCCCGCCTGTCGGCGGACGGGCGGATCGAGGAGCCGCCGCCGGTGGAGCTGGAGGCGCTGGTGCGTGCGGTCGGCTACTGCATGCAGGCCGAGGCGTACCCGGAGCTGCGCCCGGCGGAGATCGCCTTCGACGCCCGCTACTTCAAGCGCAAGCGGCTGGAGACCCTGGGCTTCCTGGCCCGGCCGACGGCGTTGTCCCGGCTGAAGAAGAAGATCCGGGCCGCCATATGA
- a CDS encoding cation:dicarboxylate symporter family transporter, producing MRDRTRYLYLAVIAAVLLGILVGFAWPDVGQALKPLGTGFVALIKMVIGPIIFCTIVLGVGSVRQAARVGKVGGLALGYFLVMSTVALLIGLLVGNVIHPGEGLQLTDTARQAAEAEAAKGAESGTTVEFLLGIIPDTVVSSLTSGSVLQALLVALLTGFAVQAMGAKGAPILRGVEHLQRLVFRILAMIMWAAPVGAFGAIAAVVGATGIEALKSLAIIMTAFYLTCVLFVGLVLGPMLWLVARINLWSLLRYLGREFLLILSTSSSESALPRLIAKMEHLGVSRTVAGITVPTGYSFNLDGTAIYLTMATLFIATATGSPLQLGEQVGLLLFMMVASKGAAGVTGAGLATLAGGLQAHRPELVDGVGLIVGIDRFMSEARALTNFAGNAVATVLVGTWTGEFDRERAGEVLSGRAPFDEATLIDEDEPAGERPGPDGPDNGSGEREMARA from the coding sequence ATGCGCGATCGCACACGCTACCTGTACCTGGCCGTCATCGCGGCGGTCCTGCTCGGGATCCTGGTCGGCTTCGCCTGGCCGGACGTCGGGCAGGCGCTCAAGCCGCTCGGCACCGGGTTCGTCGCCCTCATCAAGATGGTGATCGGGCCCATCATCTTCTGCACCATCGTGCTCGGCGTCGGCTCGGTGCGGCAGGCCGCCAGGGTCGGCAAGGTCGGCGGCCTGGCGCTCGGCTACTTCCTGGTGATGTCCACGGTCGCGCTGCTCATCGGCCTGCTCGTGGGCAACGTCATCCACCCGGGGGAGGGCCTGCAGCTCACCGACACCGCCCGGCAGGCGGCCGAGGCCGAGGCGGCCAAGGGCGCCGAGAGCGGCACCACCGTCGAGTTCCTGCTCGGCATCATCCCCGACACGGTGGTGTCGTCGCTGACGTCGGGGTCGGTGCTGCAGGCGCTGCTGGTGGCGCTGCTGACCGGCTTCGCGGTGCAGGCCATGGGAGCCAAGGGCGCGCCGATCCTGCGCGGCGTGGAGCACCTGCAGCGGCTCGTCTTCCGCATCCTCGCCATGATCATGTGGGCCGCGCCAGTGGGCGCGTTCGGCGCGATCGCGGCCGTCGTGGGGGCGACCGGCATCGAGGCGCTGAAGAGCCTGGCCATCATCATGACGGCCTTCTACCTCACCTGCGTGCTCTTCGTCGGCCTGGTGCTCGGCCCGATGTTGTGGCTGGTCGCCCGGATCAACCTGTGGTCGCTGCTGCGCTACCTCGGCCGCGAGTTCCTGCTGATCCTGTCCACCTCCTCCTCCGAGAGCGCGCTGCCGCGGCTCATCGCCAAGATGGAGCACCTGGGCGTCAGCCGGACCGTGGCCGGCATCACCGTCCCGACCGGCTACTCCTTCAACCTCGACGGCACCGCCATCTACCTGACGATGGCCACGCTGTTCATCGCCACCGCGACCGGGTCGCCGCTGCAGCTCGGCGAGCAGGTGGGGCTGCTGCTGTTCATGATGGTCGCCTCCAAGGGCGCGGCCGGCGTCACCGGCGCGGGCCTCGCCACCCTCGCCGGAGGGCTGCAGGCGCACCGGCCCGAGCTGGTGGACGGCGTCGGCCTCATCGTCGGCATCGACCGCTTCATGTCCGAGGCGCGGGCGCTGACCAACTTCGCCGGCAACGCCGTGGCGACCGTGCTCGTCGGCACCTGGACCGGCGAGTTCGACCGGGAGCGGGCCGGCGAGGTGCTGTCCGGGCGGGCCCCGTTCGACGAGGCCACGCTGATCGACGAGGACGAGCCCGCAGGCGAGCGCCCCGGACCGGACGGCCCGGACAACGGATCCGGTGAGCGGGAGATGGCCCGCGCCTGA
- a CDS encoding sensor histidine kinase: MRRWSLAGQMLVLQLLVVAVTATGGALLALVQAHRLLTDDAGHRATAVAVSVAAAPDVADALDDPDPSARLQPYAERVRLRTGVDFITIMRPDGTRLSHPHPAEIGRRFLGNTAPALRGETFTETYTGTLGPSERAVTPVLAGGRVVALVSAGITVDRISAMLRGQFGWGGFIVALALGLGAAGTWLVTARLRRQTHGLGPVELGRIHAHHDAVLHAVREGLLLVGADGTLTLCNDAARLLLGLPADAEGRHVQELGLAEVLTADEERVHLVGERVLAVNSAASRLGRVVTVRDTTELQALTGQLDAERGFAESLRSAAHEAANRLHTVITLVELGRTEEAVALGTAELRAAQELTDRVVGAVREPVLAALLLGKSAEAAERGAELVISEDSELDDLGLDARDLVTIVGNLIDNAIDAATRVEVRLGSDGGQAVIRVADDGPGLADPAACTAAFTRGWTTKGDGRGLGLALVGQAVRRLGGSVEVRGSAFTVRLPIPERAR; this comes from the coding sequence ATGCGGCGCTGGAGCCTGGCCGGCCAGATGCTGGTCCTGCAGCTGCTCGTGGTCGCGGTCACCGCCACGGGCGGCGCCCTGCTCGCCCTGGTGCAGGCGCACCGGCTGCTCACCGACGACGCCGGCCACCGCGCGACGGCCGTCGCGGTCAGCGTGGCGGCCGCCCCCGACGTGGCCGACGCCCTGGACGACCCCGACCCGAGCGCGCGGCTGCAGCCGTACGCCGAGCGGGTGCGGCTCCGCACCGGCGTCGACTTCATCACCATCATGCGGCCCGACGGCACCCGCCTCAGCCACCCCCACCCGGCCGAGATCGGCCGGCGCTTCCTCGGCAACACCGCGCCCGCGCTGCGCGGCGAGACCTTCACCGAGACCTACACCGGCACGCTCGGCCCCTCCGAGCGGGCCGTCACCCCCGTGCTGGCCGGCGGCCGGGTGGTCGCCCTGGTCAGCGCCGGGATCACGGTGGACAGGATCAGCGCCATGCTGCGCGGCCAGTTCGGCTGGGGCGGCTTCATCGTGGCGCTCGCGCTCGGCCTCGGCGCGGCCGGCACCTGGCTGGTGACCGCCCGGCTGCGCCGCCAGACGCACGGCCTCGGCCCGGTGGAGCTGGGCCGCATCCACGCCCACCACGACGCCGTCCTGCACGCCGTGCGGGAGGGCCTGCTGCTGGTCGGCGCCGACGGCACGCTGACGCTGTGCAACGACGCCGCCCGGCTGCTGCTCGGCCTGCCCGCCGACGCCGAGGGCCGGCACGTGCAGGAGCTGGGCCTGGCCGAGGTGCTGACCGCCGACGAGGAGCGGGTGCACCTGGTCGGCGAGCGGGTGCTGGCGGTCAACAGCGCCGCCAGCCGGCTCGGCCGGGTGGTGACCGTGCGCGACACCACCGAGCTGCAGGCGCTGACCGGCCAGCTCGACGCCGAGCGCGGCTTCGCCGAGTCGCTGCGCTCGGCCGCGCACGAGGCCGCCAACCGCCTGCACACCGTGATCACCCTGGTGGAGCTGGGCCGCACCGAGGAGGCCGTGGCGCTCGGCACCGCCGAGCTGCGCGCGGCGCAGGAGCTGACCGACCGGGTGGTGGGCGCGGTGCGCGAGCCGGTGCTCGCGGCGCTGCTGCTGGGCAAGAGCGCCGAGGCCGCCGAGCGCGGCGCCGAGCTGGTCATCAGCGAGGACAGCGAGCTGGACGACCTCGGCCTGGACGCGCGCGACCTGGTCACCATCGTCGGCAACCTCATCGACAACGCCATCGACGCCGCCACCCGCGTCGAGGTGCGGCTCGGCTCCGACGGCGGCCAGGCCGTCATCCGGGTGGCCGACGACGGGCCGGGGCTCGCCGACCCGGCCGCCTGCACCGCCGCCTTCACCCGGGGCTGGACCACCAAGGGCGACGGCCGCGGCCTCGGCCTGGCGCTGGTCGGGCAGGCGGTGCGGCGGCTGGGCGGCAGCGTGGAGGTGCGCGGCTCGGCGTTCACCGTCCGGCTGCCGATCCCGGAGCGGGCCCGGTGA
- a CDS encoding aldo/keto reductase — protein sequence MNSLMLNTDGVQIPQLGFGVWQIPGDEAEQAVRTALEAGYRHIDTAAAYGNEEGVGRAVRDSGLPREKVFVTTKLWNGDHGRAEQAFDESLSRLGLDYVDLYLIHWPVPRQDAYVQAWRAFEKIYRDGRARAIGVSNFTVRTLTRLMEETDITPSINQIELHPYLQQREMRDFHEANGILTEAWSPLGQGRGLLGDPALAVLSEKYGKTPAQIVLRWHLQLGNVVIPKSATPARIKENIDVFDFILDTEDMAALGALNQGKRLGPDPDTFNVA from the coding sequence ATGAACTCGCTCATGCTCAACACCGACGGCGTGCAGATCCCGCAGCTCGGGTTCGGCGTCTGGCAGATACCCGGCGACGAGGCCGAGCAGGCCGTGCGGACCGCGCTGGAGGCCGGCTACCGGCACATCGACACCGCCGCCGCGTACGGCAACGAGGAGGGCGTGGGCCGGGCCGTGCGCGACAGCGGGCTGCCGCGCGAGAAGGTGTTCGTCACCACCAAGCTGTGGAACGGCGACCACGGCCGCGCCGAGCAGGCCTTCGACGAGAGCCTGTCCCGTCTCGGCCTCGACTACGTCGACCTCTACCTCATCCACTGGCCGGTCCCGCGGCAGGACGCGTACGTGCAGGCGTGGCGGGCCTTCGAGAAGATCTACCGCGACGGCCGGGCCAGGGCGATCGGCGTGTCCAACTTCACCGTCCGGACGCTGACCCGGCTGATGGAGGAGACCGACATCACGCCGTCCATCAACCAGATCGAGCTGCACCCCTACCTGCAGCAGCGCGAGATGCGCGACTTCCACGAGGCCAACGGCATCCTGACCGAGGCGTGGAGCCCGCTCGGGCAGGGCCGGGGCCTGCTGGGCGACCCGGCGCTCGCGGTGCTGTCGGAGAAGTACGGCAAGACGCCGGCTCAGATCGTGCTCCGCTGGCACCTGCAGCTCGGCAACGTGGTCATCCCGAAGTCCGCCACCCCGGCGCGGATCAAGGAGAACATCGACGTGTTCGACTTCATCCTGGACACCGAGGACATGGCCGCTCTCGGGGCCCTCAACCAGGGCAAGCGCCTCGGACCGGACCCCGACACGTTCAACGTCGCCTGA
- a CDS encoding SigE family RNA polymerase sigma factor yields the protein MDRHEGFREFVLARQQALMRTAYLLAGDPHLAEDLLQSVLANVVGQWHKLARDGNPEAYTRRALVNQYISWRRRLRPELPSAELPEHGFSPDEAALDRVVLRRALARLTRKQRAVIVLRYWEDLTEAQTADVLGCSVGTVKSQTHHALARLRALAPELVDARAEEALR from the coding sequence GTGCTGGCCCGCCAGCAGGCGCTCATGCGGACCGCCTACCTGCTGGCGGGCGATCCCCACCTGGCCGAGGACCTGTTACAGAGCGTCCTCGCCAACGTGGTGGGGCAATGGCACAAGCTCGCCAGGGACGGCAACCCGGAGGCGTACACGCGCCGGGCGCTGGTCAACCAGTACATCTCGTGGAGGCGCCGGCTCCGGCCCGAGCTGCCCAGCGCCGAGCTGCCGGAGCACGGCTTCTCGCCGGACGAGGCGGCCCTCGACCGGGTCGTGCTGCGGCGCGCGCTGGCCCGGCTGACCCGGAAGCAGCGCGCCGTGATCGTGCTGCGCTACTGGGAGGACCTCACCGAGGCGCAGACCGCCGACGTGCTCGGCTGCTCGGTCGGCACCGTCAAGAGCCAGACCCACCACGCGCTGGCGCGACTGCGCGCGCTCGCGCCCGAGCTGGTGGACGCCCGAGCAGAGGAGGCGCTCAGATGA